A window of the Scophthalmus maximus strain ysfricsl-2021 chromosome 8, ASM2237912v1, whole genome shotgun sequence genome harbors these coding sequences:
- the LOC118312204 gene encoding solute carrier family 22 member 7 encodes MRFENILADINGFGRFQIMIIVISFVGRFTLPCHFMLNNFISAVPAHHCDVSSLDDGDIFRNLSQAERLAVGVPVQEDGTPSSCQMFAEPQYHLLLNSSNVTGLPTVPCQNGWVYDNTTFRSTLTSQWDLVCDRRGKNKATTTIFFVGVMFGAMTFGSLSDRFGRRIMLLVSYVTGMLFAVASAFSSSYVMFAVLRFLTGFCITGIVIVSSVLSLEWVDVEHRKLVGVVDSLSWTFGNTVFAAIAYFVNDWRWLIVSVTSPLILAIVTWRWMPESARWLIANGKLEQAQMYLKKCAAMNQTEKLTATVNTETLSTIVVTEKRDRTYTYIDLIRTPKLRKLALRTGILWFCVATTFYGISFNITGFKLNIYLTQFTYALIELPAKVSVYYLLDKIGRRSTEVGALLLAGVCLGINIVVPKDMSVIRTVVAVVGKGFSAASFTTVVLYSSELYPTVVRQNGMGFNSFMARLGVAVAPLILLLDDVWMQLPQVVLFSSAVLGGIVASTLPETRNRCLPETIEDVEQHW; translated from the exons ATGAGGTTTGAGAACATCCTTGCTGATATCAATGGATTTGGAAGATTTCAGATAATGATCATTGTGATCAGCTTCGTTGGCCGCTTCACGCTGCCGTGCCACTTCATGCTGAACAACTTCATCTCGGCTGTTCCCGCTCACCACTGCGATGTCAGCTCTCTGGACGATGGAGATATTTTCAGGAATTTGTCGCAGGCAGAGAGGCTTGCTGTTGGTGTTCCGGTGCAGGAGGATGGGACTCCAAGCTCCTGTCAGATGTTTGCCGAGCCTCAGTATCACCTGCTGCTCAACTCCTCCAACGTTACGGGCCTTCCCACAGTGCCATGCCAGAATGGATGGGTGTACGACAACACCACCTTCAGATCGACTCTGACTTCACAG TGGGACCTGGTATGTGATAGAAGAGGTAAAAACAAGGCAACTACCACCATCTTCTTCGTTGGAGTGATGTTTGGAGCTATGACCTTTGGAAGTTTGAGCGACAG GTTTGGCCGAAGGATCATGCTGCTGGTGTCCTACGTGACTGGAATGCTGTTTGCTGTCGCGAGTGCTTTTTCTTCATCCTATGTGATGTTCGCAGTGCTGAGGTTCCTCACGGGGTTTTGCATCACTGGCATCGTCATCGTCTCTTCCGTGCTCA GTTTGGAGTGGGTGGATGTTGAGCACAGGAAGCTGGTGGGAGTGGTTGACAGCTTATCATGGACATTTGGGAACACAGTATTTGCAGCTATTGCCTACTTTGTGAATGACTGGCGGTGGCTAATTGTTAGTGTCACGTCACCTCTAATTCTGGCCATCGTCACCTGGAG GTGGATGCCAGAGTCGGCTCGGTGGCTCATTGCCAATGGAAAGCTGGAGCAAGCTCAGATGTATCTGAAAAAATGTGCCGCGATGAACCAAACTGAGAAGTTAACCGCCACGGTTAACACAGAG ACACTATCCACGATTGTTGTGACGGAGAAAAGAGATCGGACCTATACTTACATCGATCTGATACGAACGCCCAAGCTGAGGAAACTGGCCCTGAGAACTGGTATATTGTG GTTTTGCGTGGCAACTACATTTTATGGCATCAGCTTCAACATCACAGGTTTTAAGCTCAACATCTATCTCACTCAGTTCACCTATGCTTTGATTGAGCTCCCAGCCAAAGTGTCAGTCTACTATTTACTGGATAAGATTGGCAGGAGATCCACGGAGGTGGGAGCTCTACTGTTGGCTGGCGTCTGTCTGGGAATCAACATTGTGGTGCCTAAAG ACATGTCTGTCATCAGAACAGTGGTAGCGGTCGTTGGAAAAGGCTTTTCGGCAGCTTCTTTTACAACAGTTGTGCTCTACAGCTCCGAGCTCTATCCCACTGTAGTAAG GCAGAACGGTATGGGCTTCAACTCCTTCATGGCTCGACTTGGCGTGGCAGTGGCCCCTCTGATCCTCCTACTGGACGACGTCTGGATGCAGCTGCCACAAGTCGTCCTGTTCTCTTCGGCTGTGCTCGGGGGAATAGTGGCCAGCACGCTGCCCGAGACACGCAACAGGTGCCTGCCGGAGACCATAGAGGATGTTGAACAGCATTGGTAG
- the slc22a7b.1 gene encoding solute carrier family 22 member 7b.1, protein MQFENVLAELDGFGKFQLWMILLMVIPRVTLPFHFLMNNFIAAVPSHHCDVSTLDDGDIFRNLSQAERLAVGVPVQEDGTPSSCQMFAEPQYHLLLNSSNVTDLPTVPCQNGWVYDNTSFKSTLATEWDLVCDKRRVNKATATIFFMGVMLGAAVFGYLSDRFGRKRGLMISYVMTTVFGFASAFSKTFTIFAVTRFLTGFGIAGISLIPIVLCIEWVDIKHRTPVAVVMSMDWSVGTVLLPLVAYFVNDWRQLTATVTAPLFLAMITWRLLPESARWLISNGKVNSAHYYLSECAKVNHREQFMADLKPEVLSKVIFVENQDRKYSYLDLVKTPRLRRLTLLIGIVWFAVACTYYGISLNVTGFGVNIYLTQFIYGAIELPTKAFIIFSLDKIGRRLNQAGTLVLTGLCIFCSMFIPREMGAYLTAVGAMGKMFAEAAFTTVFLYTTELFPTVIRQNGLGYSSFMARLGVSVSPLIFLLEEVWLPLPSTVFCLVAFAAGLVATFLPETSNVRLSETIEDVEQTRRRSITMSEEQSPL, encoded by the exons ATGCAGTTCGAGAACGTGCTGGCAGAGTTAGACGGCTTTGGGAAATTCCAGTTATGGATGATCCTGTTGATGGTGATTCCTCGTGTGACTTTACCTTTTCACTTTCTGATGAATAACTTCATCGCGGCTGTTCCCTCTCACCACTGCGATGTCAGCACTCTGGACGATGGAGATATTTTCAGGAATTTGTCGCAGGCAGAGAGGCTTGCTGTTGGTGTTCCGGTGCAGGAGGATGGGACTCCAAGCTCCTGCCAGATGTTTGCCGAGCCTCAGTATCACCTGCTGCTCAACTCCTCCAACGTTACTGACCTTCCCACAGTGCCATGCCAGAATGGATGGGTGTACGACAACACCAGCTTCAAGTCCACTCTGGCCACAGAG TGGGACCTGGTGTGTGATAAGAGAAGAGTGAACAAAGCCACAGCCACAATCTTTTTCATGGGAGTCATGCTTGGAGCAGCAGTATTTGGATATCTTAGTGACAG gTTTGGCAGGAAAAGAGGACTTATGATCTCATATGTGATGACCACAGTCTTTGGATTTGCAAGTGCTTTCTCAAAAACTTTCACCATTTTTGCTGTTACGAGGTTTTTAACCGGATTCGGAATTGCTGGAATAAGTTTAATCCCCATTGTCCTTT GCATCGAATGGGTGGACATCAAGCATCGAACTCCAGTGGCTGTTGTAATGAGCATGGACTGGAGTGTAGGCACTGTTCTGCTACCTCTTGTGGCCTATTTTGTGAATGACTGGAGGCAACTGACTGCCACAGTAACCGCCCCGCTGTTTCTGGCGATGATCACTTGGCG GTTGCTCCCTGAGTCTGCCAGGTGGCTCATAAGCAATGGGAAAGTCAACAGTGCTCATTATTACCTGAGCGAGTGTGCAAAGGTCAATCATAGGGAGCAGTTCATGGCCGACCTAAAGCCTGAG gTTCTGTCCAAAGTAATATTTGTAGAAAATCAAGACAGAAAATATTCCTATTTAGACCTTGTGAAGACTCCGAGATTAAGGAGACTGACTCTACTCATCGGCATTGTGTG GTTTGCAGTAGCCTGTACTTATTACGGAATCAGCTTGAATGTCACTGGATTCGGCGTGAACATTTATCTCACACAGTTCATCTACGGTGCAATTGAACTCCCAACGAAAGCCTTTATCATTTTCTCCCTGGACAAAATAGGTCGAAGGCTGAATCAGGCCGGAACACTTGTTCTGACTGGACTGTGCATATTCTGCAGCATGTTTATCCCTCGAG aaaTGGGGGCGTATCTGACAGCTGTAGGAGCTATGGGCAAGATGTTTGCAGAGGCAGCTTTTACGACTGTATTTCTGTACACAACAGAACTGTTCCCCACAGTCATCAG acaaaatgGGTTGGGTTACAGCTCCTTCATGGCGCGTTTAGGCGTGTCTGTATCCCCGCTGATCTTTCTTCTGGAGGAAGTGTGGCTCCCGCTACCGAGTACTGTTTTCTGCCTGGTGGCTTTTGCTGCCGGGTTGGTGGCTACTTTTCTCCCAGAGACAAGCAACGTCCGTCTATCAGAGACTATTGAGGATGTGGAACAGACGAG aaggCGCTCAATCACCATGTCAGAAGAGCAATCTCcactttaa
- the LOC118312199 gene encoding ATP-dependent RNA helicase DHX15, with product MSKRHRLDLGDDYASSKKRTDGRDRDRDREDRSRDRDRDRDRDRDRDRDPKPSIAPSNSTAAVPGLAPIKQMIMQQQINPFTNLPHTPRYYEILKKRLQLPVWEYKESFTDIITRHQSFVLVGETGSGKTTQIPQWCVDMVRGLPGPKRAVACTQPRRVAAMSVAQRVADEMDIMLGQEVGYSIRFEDCSSAKTILKYMTDGMLLREAMNDPLLERYGVIILDEAHERTLATDILMGVLKEVVRQRADLKVIVMSATLDAGKFQVYFDNCPLLTIPGRTHPVEIFYTPEPERDYLEAAIRTVIQIHMCEEDEGDCLLFLTGQEEIDEACKRIKREVDDLGPEVGDIKIIPLYSTLPPQQQQRIFEPPPPRKPNGAIGRKVVVSTNIAETSLTIDGVVFVIDPGFAKQKVYNPRIRVESLLVTAISKASAQQRAGRAGRTRPGKCFRLYTEKAYKTEMQDNTYPEILRSNLGSVVLQLKKLGIDDLVHFDFMDPPAPETLMRALELLNYLAALNDDGDLTELGSMMAEFPLDPQLAKMVIASCEFNCSNEILSITAMLSVPQCFVRPTEAKKAADESKMRFAHIDGDHLTLLNVYHAFKQNHESNQWCYDNFVNYRSLMSADNVRQQLSRIMDRFNLPRRSTEFTSRDYYINIRRALCTGFFMQVAHLERTGHYLTVKDNQVVQLHPSTVLDHKPEWVLYNEFVLTTKNYIRTCTDIKPEWLVKIAPQYYEMSNFPQCEAKRQLERIVAKLETKEYSQY from the exons GGGACAGAGACCCAAAGCCCTCTATTGCGCCATCTAACAGCACGGCAGCTGTGCCAGGCTTAGCACCCATCAAGCAGATGatcatgcagcagcagatcaaTCCATTCACCAACCTACCGCACACACCACGTTATTATGAGATCCTGAAGAAGAGGTTACAGCTTCCAGTGTGGGAGTACAAGGAAAGCTTCACCGATATCATCACACGTCACCAGAGCTTTGTCCTTGTCGGAGAGACGGGCTCTGGGAAAACGACACAG ATCCCACAGTGGTGCGTCGACATGGTGAGAGGCTTGCCTGGTCCTAAGCGAGCGGTGGCCTGTACTCAGCCCAGAAGAGTAGCAGCCATGAGTGTGGCTCAGAGGGTGGCGGATGAAATGGACATCATGCTGGGACAGGAAGTCGGTTACTCTATCCGATTTGAAGACTGTAGCTCTGCCAAGACTATACTAAA GTACATGACAGATGGTATGTTACTAAGAGAGGCTATGAATGACCCGCTGTTGGAGCGATATGGTGTGATCATTCTTGACGAGGCCCACGAGCGAACTTTGGCCACAGACATCCTGATGGGAGTGCTCAAGGAGGTGGTGCGTCAAAGAGCGGATTTGAAG GTAATCGTCATGAGTGCCACACTAGATGCTGGGAAGTTCCAGGTGTACTTCGACAACTGTCCCCTGCTGACTATTCCTGGGCGCACACACCCTGTGGAGATCTTCTACACCCCAGAGCCAGAGCGCGATTACCTCGAGGCAGCCATCCGCACTGTCATTCAGATTCACATGTGCGAGGAAGATGAAGGCGACTGCCTTCTCTTCCTCACGGGTCAAGAG GAAATTGACGAGGCCTGCAAACGGATCAAGCGTGAGGTGGATGACCTCGGACCTGAAGTCGGAGACATCAAAATCATTCCACTGTATTCCACATTGCcgccacagcagcaacaaaggATCTTTGAGCCACCTCCGCCAAGAAAACCGAATGGTGCAATAGGAAGAAAG GTCGTCGTGTCGACAAACATTGCTGAAACTTCTCTAACAATTGATGGCGTGGTGTTTGTCATTGATCCTGGATTCGCCAAACAGAAG GTGTACAATCCCCGTATCCGAGTTGAGTCATTGCTCGTCACAGCCATCAGTAAAGCGTCTGCCCAGCAGAGGGCGGGACGAGCCGGCAGAACTCGTCCTGGAAAATGTTTCCGCCTCTACACAGAGAAGGCCTACAAAACAGAGATGCAG GACAACACCTACCCCGAGATTCTTCGATCCAACCTGGGGTCTGTCGTACTGCAGCTGAAAAAGCTCGGTATTGATGACCTGGTACACTTTGACTTCATGGATCCACCAG CTCCCGAAACACTCATGAGGGCCCTCGAACTGCTGAATTACCTCGCAGCTCTAAACGACGACGGCGACCTGACGGAGCTGGGCTCCATGATGGCGGAGTTCCCCCTGGACCCCCAGCTGGCTAAGATGGTCATTGCCAGCTGCGAGTTTAACTGCTCTAACGAGATCCTTTCCATTACTGCCATGCTGTCAG TCCCACAGTGTTTTGTCCGCCCCACGGAGGCTAAGAAGGCAGCAGACGAGTCCAAGATGAGGTTTGCTCACATCGACGGAGACCACTTGACGCTGCTCAACGTCTACCACGCCTTCAAACAAA accaTGAGTCTAACCAGTGGTGCTATGACAACTTCGTCAACTACCGTTCACTGATGTCTGCCGACAACGTGCGGCAGCAGCTGTCCAGGATCATGGACCGGTTCAACCTGCCGCGCCGGAGCACAGAGTTCACCAGCAGAGATTACTACATCAACATTCGCCGGGCGCTCTGCACCGGCTTCTTCATGCAG GTGGCACATCTGGAGCGTACAGGTCATTACCTCACAGTAAAAGACAACCAAGTGGTCCAACTGCATCCCTCCACAGTCTTGGACCACAAGCCTGAGTGGGTGCTCTACAATGAATTTGTCCTCACCACCAAGAACTACATCCGCACTTGCACAGACATCAAGCCAGAGTG GCTGGTGAAGATCGCCCCCCAGTACTATGAAATGAGTAACTTCCCACAATGTGAAGCTAAAAGACAGCTGGAGCGAATCGTTGCCAAACTAGAGACTAAAGAGTATTCTCAGTACTGA